The Clostridium sporogenes genome contains a region encoding:
- a CDS encoding MATE family efflux transporter has translation METDMTKGKPMGIIVRFFIPMFIGNLFQQIYNVVDSIVVGRFVGNAAFAAVGSCFLIMSFMTSILIGLAMGASAFFSQLYGAKQYDEMKKAISTSFFFILSISILLSLITNVFLYEIIKLFQMPKDTVAYSAEYLRYILTGLIFTGLYNICAYLLRSIGDSKSPLYFLIVSCILNTILDLIFVLVFNMGVLGVGLATFIAQGISALWCAFYTVKHMKFLDFKRGDIVFSRKLFKTILSYSVLTAVQQSLSSFGMLMIQGLINTFGTTVMAAFAACSKIDEFANRPLQDLSNAFSTYVAQNKGAGNIERIRQGFYAILKVIALISFIISIVVFIFAPNLISIFVKKESIDIIQVGVGYLRIVCIFYILLGCIVMFYGFFRGMGEVNISIILTVVSQGIRVALAYGLARTSMGFTGICWSIVIGWFLSNALGGFMYKKVMANSI, from the coding sequence ATGGAAACTGACATGACCAAAGGGAAACCAATGGGAATCATTGTAAGATTCTTTATTCCTATGTTTATCGGAAATTTATTTCAACAAATATACAATGTAGTAGATTCCATTGTTGTAGGACGATTTGTAGGAAACGCGGCCTTCGCAGCTGTAGGTTCATGCTTTCTCATTATGAGTTTTATGACATCTATTTTAATTGGACTAGCTATGGGAGCATCTGCATTTTTTTCACAACTCTATGGCGCAAAACAATATGATGAAATGAAAAAAGCTATATCTACTTCATTTTTTTTTATATTATCTATAAGCATTCTGTTAAGTCTTATAACAAATGTATTTCTTTATGAAATAATTAAATTATTTCAGATGCCCAAAGATACTGTAGCATATTCTGCTGAATATTTAAGGTATATCTTAACAGGGCTTATATTCACAGGACTTTATAATATATGTGCTTATTTGCTACGTTCCATTGGAGATTCAAAATCTCCACTATATTTTTTGATTGTTTCTTGTATTTTAAATACTATTTTGGATCTAATTTTTGTCTTAGTTTTTAACATGGGAGTTTTGGGTGTAGGATTAGCTACATTTATAGCACAAGGAATATCCGCATTATGGTGTGCATTCTATACTGTAAAACATATGAAATTTCTTGATTTTAAAAGAGGGGATATTGTATTTAGTAGAAAACTTTTTAAAACTATTTTAAGCTACTCTGTTTTGACAGCAGTGCAGCAATCTCTATCAAGTTTTGGAATGCTAATGATTCAAGGATTAATCAATACATTTGGAACTACAGTGATGGCTGCCTTTGCAGCTTGTTCAAAGATTGATGAGTTTGCTAATCGTCCTTTACAGGATTTAAGTAATGCATTTTCAACTTATGTGGCACAAAATAAGGGGGCAGGAAATATAGAAAGAATTCGTCAAGGTTTTTATGCTATTTTAAAAGTTATTGCTTTAATTTCTTTTATAATATCAATAGTTGTTTTTATTTTTGCTCCTAATTTAATATCAATTTTTGTTAAAAAAGAATCCATAGATATTATTCAGGTTGGGGTAGGTTATCTTCGGATTGTATGTATTTTTTACATATTACTTGGTTGTATCGTTATGTTTTATGGATTTTTCCGTGGTATGGGAGAAGTTAATATATCAATTATTTTAACTGTTGTATCTCAAGGAATAAGAGTAGCCTTGGCCTACGGACTAGCCAGAACATCTATGGGATTTACAGGAATATGCTGGTCTATTGTAATTGGATGGTTCTTATCCAATGCTTTAGGTGGATTTATGTATAAAAAAGTAATGGCAAATTCAATATAA
- a CDS encoding ABC transporter ATP-binding protein — MNLKVDNIFVTLSGRKIVKDISLQVDDGKFVGIIGPNGCGKSTLLKSIYKVINPEKGSVFLGEKDVLKSKAKSVSKEMGVVGQFNDLSFDFSVYDMVMMGRTPHKNLMELDNKEDYEIVHNALKKVNLTTYSDRSYLTLSGGEKQRVILARAIAQEPKFLILDEPTNHLDIKYQLQIFSIVKSLKIGVLAALHDLSMAATYCDILYVVKNGEIVAYGKPNEILTKELIKSVYEIDCEIYTNPITGEMAIAYKMPKY, encoded by the coding sequence TTGAATTTAAAAGTAGACAATATATTCGTTACTTTATCAGGAAGAAAAATTGTAAAGGATATTTCTCTACAGGTTGATGATGGAAAATTCGTTGGGATTATTGGACCAAACGGATGCGGAAAATCAACTTTGTTAAAAAGCATATATAAAGTAATAAACCCTGAAAAAGGATCTGTTTTTTTAGGAGAGAAGGATGTTTTAAAATCAAAAGCTAAATCAGTTTCAAAAGAGATGGGTGTCGTTGGACAGTTTAATGATTTGAGTTTTGATTTTTCTGTTTACGATATGGTTATGATGGGAAGAACACCTCATAAGAATTTAATGGAGCTTGATAATAAAGAGGACTATGAAATTGTGCATAATGCTTTGAAAAAGGTGAATTTAACTACATATTCTGATAGAAGCTACCTAACTCTTTCAGGTGGAGAAAAACAAAGGGTCATATTAGCTAGAGCTATAGCGCAGGAGCCAAAGTTTTTAATTTTAGATGAGCCAACAAATCACTTAGACATTAAATATCAACTCCAAATTTTTTCTATTGTAAAATCATTAAAAATAGGGGTATTGGCGGCATTGCATGACTTATCAATGGCAGCTACATATTGTGATATTTTGTATGTAGTAAAGAATGGAGAAATAGTAGCCTATGGAAAACCAAATGAGATTTTGACTAAAGAGCTTATAAAATCAGTATATGAAATTGACTGTGAGATATATACCAATCCTATAACGGGAGAAATGGCTATTGCTTATAAAATGCCTAAATATTAA